In the Sediminibacter sp. Hel_I_10 genome, one interval contains:
- a CDS encoding transglutaminase family protein, translating to MQINTMPYLKPTYFFDFETAPIQELISELKTEQLSDKAKAIALYTKVRDGWTYDPYTISLSEEKYKSSHIAKKQSGNCVEKAILLIACLRALDIPARLHLGKVKNHIAVERLTEKFGSNELTPHGMVNAYLGNTWLKMSPAFNASLCEKLNVDPLDFDGEQHSFLQQYNSNGLRFMEYIDDYGHFEDVPIDFMKQNIKAHYPHIFDINENIKEFKL from the coding sequence ATGCAAATAAACACTATGCCTTATTTAAAACCGACCTATTTTTTTGATTTTGAGACCGCACCCATTCAAGAGCTGATCTCTGAGTTAAAAACTGAACAGCTTTCAGATAAAGCCAAAGCCATAGCATTATACACCAAAGTACGTGATGGTTGGACATACGATCCCTACACGATCAGTCTTTCAGAAGAAAAGTATAAGTCAAGTCATATCGCCAAAAAACAGTCTGGTAATTGTGTTGAAAAAGCCATTCTGTTAATTGCTTGCCTTCGTGCTTTAGACATACCGGCAAGATTGCATCTTGGGAAAGTAAAAAACCATATTGCAGTAGAACGATTGACCGAAAAGTTTGGGTCTAATGAATTAACGCCTCATGGCATGGTTAACGCCTATCTAGGGAATACTTGGTTAAAAATGTCGCCAGCATTTAATGCGTCCTTGTGTGAGAAATTGAATGTAGACCCTTTGGATTTTGATGGCGAACAGCATTCGTTTTTACAACAGTACAACAGCAATGGCCTGCGGTTTATGGAATACATTGACGATTACGGCCATTTTGAAGATGTGCCCATTGATTTTATGAAACAGAATATTAAAGCACACTATCCTCATATTTTTGATATCAATGAAAATATTAAGGAATTCAAACTTTAA
- a CDS encoding ATP-binding cassette domain-containing protein, which produces MNKLHVDSVTKSYDNKVILSDVFISCVKGEIKGLIGRNGSGKSTLLKIIFGTEKSDYKFVRIGNEVIKNVSDGRNLINYLPQNNFLPNNISIKTLISLFLQKNNRKAVLENEYVKPLLHQRNQNLSGGEKRIIEILLIIHSEAQFILLDEPFNGVSPIVRDYIIKYIRSMKSSKGFIITDHDYEHIIDLADSILYLQSGILKELKDKSELVALGYMTEATYNSTYKNKSST; this is translated from the coding sequence ATGAATAAACTTCATGTAGATAGCGTCACAAAATCTTATGACAACAAAGTCATTTTAAGTGATGTTTTTATTTCTTGTGTAAAAGGAGAAATCAAAGGTTTGATTGGTAGAAATGGTTCAGGAAAATCTACTCTTTTAAAAATTATTTTCGGAACGGAAAAATCAGATTACAAATTTGTGAGAATTGGGAATGAAGTTATAAAGAACGTATCCGATGGAAGAAATCTCATCAACTATTTACCTCAAAATAATTTTTTGCCAAATAACATTTCAATAAAGACATTGATTAGTTTATTTCTTCAAAAAAATAATAGAAAAGCAGTATTGGAGAACGAATATGTGAAGCCATTACTGCATCAAAGAAATCAAAATTTGTCTGGTGGAGAAAAAAGAATAATTGAAATTTTATTAATTATTCATTCTGAAGCACAATTTATATTACTTGATGAGCCATTTAATGGGGTCAGTCCAATTGTAAGGGATTATATTATTAAATATATTAGAAGCATGAAATCATCAAAAGGATTTATCATCACTGATCATGATTATGAACATATCATAGATTTAGCAGATAGTATTCTCTATTTACAAAGCGGAATTTTAAAAGAACTAAAAGATAAAAGCGAATTAGTAGCTTTAGGATATATGACAGAAGCTACTTATAACAGTACTTATAAGAACAAGTCTTCAACTTGA
- a CDS encoding AI-2E family transporter, which produces MSASKIEVSGSYLIKAMLVVGGILAFLYIGATLLLPLVVAAIIAILLDKPTQKLQQWGLPSWLAISISIVLMVVIFLLLSWFIGSQINIIVDDWPTIKDKSTEKLNALSEWANETLNWEYKDYINNNKRLVEKLEGLASSAVSSFVNLLSQSLIIFVYIVLLLMQKSMFIRFFKKLTSDAVAMTGLLSGAATIISSYLFGKSKIMVMLFVIYYLGFMLGSVPYALFLALFAALFSIIPYVGNIIGGGLALMLSYLYAGTTPALIVLAVISAAQLLENYILTPWIIGDETGLNPFITVFGIILFSMIWGTVGAIIALPIIGVIKVIFEHTKGMEAYAFLLKKED; this is translated from the coding sequence ATGAGTGCATCCAAAATAGAAGTTTCAGGAAGTTATCTCATCAAAGCCATGCTTGTTGTTGGTGGCATTTTGGCATTTCTATATATTGGAGCTACGCTTTTACTGCCTTTAGTGGTTGCCGCTATTATTGCCATTCTTTTAGACAAACCCACTCAAAAGCTACAACAATGGGGTTTGCCCAGTTGGTTGGCCATTTCTATTTCTATTGTCTTGATGGTGGTCATTTTTTTATTGTTGAGCTGGTTCATAGGTTCGCAAATAAATATCATTGTAGACGATTGGCCTACCATTAAAGACAAATCCACAGAAAAATTGAATGCGCTAAGTGAATGGGCCAATGAAACCTTAAATTGGGAATACAAGGACTATATCAATAATAACAAACGTCTTGTTGAGAAACTCGAAGGTTTGGCAAGCAGTGCGGTGTCCTCTTTCGTCAATCTACTGTCGCAATCGCTCATCATTTTTGTCTACATTGTACTTCTTCTCATGCAAAAAAGCATGTTCATTCGGTTCTTTAAAAAATTAACTTCTGATGCCGTTGCTATGACGGGACTTTTAAGTGGTGCTGCAACCATTATTAGCAGTTATCTCTTCGGAAAATCCAAGATCATGGTGATGCTGTTCGTTATATATTACCTTGGCTTTATGTTGGGCTCTGTGCCATATGCTTTGTTTTTGGCCTTGTTTGCAGCATTATTTTCAATTATTCCTTATGTAGGAAATATTATTGGTGGAGGTCTTGCCTTAATGCTCTCTTATTTATACGCTGGCACCACTCCTGCCCTTATTGTACTTGCTGTGATCTCGGCAGCACAATTGCTTGAAAATTACATTCTCACACCTTGGATTATTGGTGATGAAACGGGTCTAAATCCTTTTATTACCGTGTTTGGGATCATTCTATTCTCGATGATTTGGGGCACCGTAGGCGCGATAATCGCCTTGCCAATTATAGGAGTGATTAAGGTGATATTTGAGCATACCAAAGGCATGGAGGCCTATGCTTTTTTACTAAAGAAGGAAGATTGA
- a CDS encoding Crp/Fnr family transcriptional regulator: MSVKKGELLQHSGDLNTKVYHVISGLLRSYTIDQKGKVHIFMFAPERWTIADSQSKDRPCDLYIDALEDSVVMVTAKDLNQESKNVAALIKRMSVLQKRVVMLMSFSAIERYAHFEETYPEILQRVPQKMVASYLGITPEALSKLKKERMK; encoded by the coding sequence ATGAGCGTAAAAAAAGGGGAATTGCTGCAGCACAGCGGCGATTTGAATACTAAGGTGTATCACGTGATTTCCGGACTCTTGAGAAGTTACACTATAGACCAGAAAGGCAAAGTGCATATCTTTATGTTTGCACCAGAACGCTGGACCATTGCTGACAGTCAATCAAAAGACCGCCCTTGCGATTTGTATATTGATGCTCTAGAAGATTCCGTAGTTATGGTAACAGCAAAAGACCTCAACCAAGAAAGCAAAAATGTTGCTGCGCTTATTAAACGCATGTCGGTATTACAAAAACGGGTGGTTATGCTTATGAGCTTTTCGGCTATAGAGCGCTATGCTCATTTTGAAGAAACCTATCCTGAAATACTACAACGTGTCCCTCAAAAAATGGTAGCGTCTTATTTGGGTATTACGCCAGAAGCCCTAAGCAAACTCAAAAAGGAACGTATGAAATAA